A DNA window from Microcystis aeruginosa NIES-843 contains the following coding sequences:
- a CDS encoding sensor histidine kinase, with translation MFQATRRRLALWYTVVTAILLLFLATGMYFYVRHTLVDRIDDTLKHIIEVVNRSLVIESIPPDQGRYRVDPLASFPSQGKSVEDDHIDLEWFDPQGNLLWSTLAESLDIPLHPHRQGETIRLSDNRLLRQVTERVEIGHYVLGYLRVSHPWFEVTKPIRQLLWDLIVGICLMIASVAWIGWFLSGLAIQPVKESYQSLKQFTADASHELRNPIATIQTNVQMAIAYPQTGHQRLQVIDRLTERLGNLVNDLLFLARSDSGIVQPIEQAVPLDALLMEVVEEQRLIADKQGISLSLSIVEPDQEDFSYSDEMFTMQGDWDQLARLFTNLISNALKHAFFPESEPKNVAVELEKSKRDRQSVLLVRIKDNGIGIPEAALSHIFDRFYRLDPARQNSATSGGTGLGLAIALAITLSHHGQISVESQIDRGTVFTVTLPKSHQREKKTEKSEA, from the coding sequence GTGTTCCAAGCCACTCGCCGCCGTTTAGCCTTATGGTACACTGTTGTCACTGCCATACTACTGCTTTTTCTCGCTACGGGAATGTATTTTTATGTGCGCCATACCCTAGTGGATCGCATTGATGATACCCTCAAACACATCATTGAGGTGGTAAATCGTTCCCTCGTGATCGAATCGATTCCCCCGGATCAAGGACGTTATCGCGTCGATCCCCTCGCAAGTTTTCCCAGTCAGGGTAAATCCGTCGAGGACGATCATATAGATTTGGAATGGTTTGATCCCCAAGGTAATCTACTTTGGTCAACTCTGGCCGAATCCTTAGATATTCCCCTCCATCCCCACCGTCAAGGGGAAACTATTCGCTTATCCGATAATCGTCTGCTGCGACAAGTAACCGAAAGGGTGGAAATCGGTCATTATGTTTTGGGATATCTGCGGGTAAGTCATCCTTGGTTTGAGGTGACAAAACCGATTAGACAGCTATTATGGGATTTAATCGTCGGAATTTGCCTGATGATTGCTAGTGTTGCCTGGATTGGTTGGTTTTTGTCCGGTTTAGCCATTCAACCGGTAAAAGAGTCCTATCAGAGTTTAAAACAATTTACCGCCGATGCTTCCCATGAATTACGCAATCCGATCGCCACTATCCAAACTAACGTGCAAATGGCGATCGCCTATCCCCAAACTGGCCATCAACGCTTGCAGGTGATCGATCGTTTAACGGAAAGATTGGGCAATTTAGTCAATGATCTGCTCTTTTTAGCCCGTTCTGATAGTGGCATCGTCCAACCGATCGAGCAAGCTGTACCTTTGGATGCTCTATTGATGGAAGTGGTGGAAGAACAGCGTTTAATCGCCGATAAGCAGGGAATTTCCCTCTCTTTGTCGATCGTGGAACCAGACCAAGAGGATTTTTCCTACAGCGATGAAATGTTTACTATGCAGGGAGATTGGGATCAATTAGCCCGTTTATTCACAAATTTAATTTCTAATGCCCTAAAACACGCTTTTTTCCCCGAATCTGAGCCTAAAAATGTGGCAGTGGAATTGGAAAAAAGTAAACGCGATCGACAATCGGTGTTACTGGTACGCATCAAAGATAACGGAATCGGTATTCCCGAGGCTGCTTTGTCCCATATTTTCGATCGCTTTTATCGTCTCGATCCCGCACGACAAAATTCTGCCACTTCCGGGGGAACAGGATTAGGATTAGCGATCGCTTTAGCGATTACCCTCAGTCATCATGGACAAATTAGCGTCGAGAGTCAGATCGATCGAGGAACAGTTTTCACCGTCACCCTACCAAAAAGCCATCAACGGGAGAAAAAAACCGAAAAGTCAGAAGCTTAA
- a CDS encoding prohibitin family protein, with the protein MNQKDAINLLSLIGGLLATIVILAAFNAYVIITPGQAGVLSVLGKAKDGVLLEGFHFKPPFVSSVDIYDVTVQKFEVPAQSSTKDLQNLSASFAINFRLDPTQVVAIRRTQGTLQNIVAKIIAPQTQESFKIAAAKRTVEEAITRRSELKEDFDNALSTRLEKYGILVLDTSVVDLNFSPEFARAVEDKQIAEQRAQRAVYITQEAEQQAQAEINRAKGKAEAQRLLAETLKEQGGGLVLQKEAIEAWREGGAQMPRVLVMDGSGKNSVPFLFNYSDSFPENTP; encoded by the coding sequence GTGAACCAGAAAGATGCTATTAATTTACTTTCCCTGATCGGGGGATTATTGGCCACTATTGTCATTTTAGCGGCCTTTAATGCCTATGTGATTATCACCCCCGGACAAGCGGGGGTTTTAAGTGTGTTAGGAAAGGCTAAGGACGGGGTTTTATTGGAGGGATTTCACTTTAAACCTCCCTTTGTTTCTAGTGTCGATATCTACGATGTTACGGTGCAAAAATTTGAAGTTCCTGCCCAAAGTTCCACTAAAGATTTACAAAATTTATCCGCTAGTTTTGCGATTAATTTTCGTCTTGATCCGACTCAAGTAGTGGCAATTAGAAGAACCCAAGGTACCCTACAAAATATTGTCGCTAAAATTATCGCCCCTCAAACCCAAGAATCCTTTAAAATTGCCGCCGCTAAAAGAACAGTAGAGGAGGCAATTACTCGACGCAGTGAGTTAAAAGAAGACTTTGATAATGCCCTATCGACTCGGTTAGAAAAGTATGGTATTCTAGTCTTAGATACCAGTGTGGTAGATTTGAATTTTTCTCCGGAATTTGCTCGGGCTGTCGAAGATAAACAAATCGCGGAACAACGCGCCCAAAGAGCCGTTTATATCACCCAAGAAGCAGAACAACAGGCCCAGGCAGAAATCAATCGCGCTAAAGGGAAAGCTGAGGCACAAAGACTATTAGCAGAAACTTTAAAAGAACAGGGGGGAGGATTAGTTTTACAGAAAGAAGCGATCGAAGCTTGGCGCGAAGGTGGGGCGCAAATGCCCCGGGTTTTAGTCATGGATGGATCGGGAAAAAATAGCGTACCATTTTTATTTAATTATAGTGATTCTTTTCCAGAAAATACCCCCTAA
- a CDS encoding EVE domain-containing protein: MMNLNYWLMKSEPDVYSIEDLKKDGQTIWEGVRNYQARNFLRQMKRGDLAFFYHSNTTPPGIVGLMRVVQTDMIDPTQFDTDSPYYDSKSSPDYPRWWTVKVEFDRLFPQLLPLGILKQNFTADELLLVRTGNRLSVMPVNQAIAVKIIALVAHQGV; encoded by the coding sequence ATGATGAATTTAAATTACTGGTTAATGAAATCGGAACCCGATGTCTATAGTATCGAGGATTTAAAAAAAGATGGTCAAACTATTTGGGAGGGAGTGCGAAATTATCAGGCGCGCAATTTTCTCCGTCAGATGAAACGGGGAGATTTAGCCTTTTTTTATCATTCTAATACCACCCCGCCAGGGATTGTCGGCTTGATGCGAGTAGTGCAAACTGATATGATCGATCCCACACAATTCGATACCGATAGTCCCTACTATGATTCTAAATCCTCCCCAGATTACCCGCGCTGGTGGACGGTTAAAGTTGAGTTTGATCGCCTTTTTCCCCAACTGCTGCCCCTGGGAATTTTAAAACAAAATTTTACGGCCGATGAATTATTATTAGTAAGGACAGGAAATCGTCTGTCAGTGATGCCTGTCAATCAAGCAATTGCGGTAAAAATTATCGCTTTAGTCGCTCATCAAGGAGTATAA
- a CDS encoding M6 family metalloprotease domain-containing protein, protein MPTPFVNEEFTFTNPDGSTIRVRGSGNQYYAVFETLDGYTVVKNPDNGFYTYAQLSEDKSQLIATDGIVGQVAPQSLGIQPHLSIETESAKQQAQSAPMLQEGFSQWRVRRQQKKTQLQGISATTSADARPASTVTVGNYLGLCILIKFPDVAASISQQEVSNFCNLPGYAGFGNKGSVRDYFYDNSQGKLTYTNVVTQYYTAAHNRSYYTDPAIDYGTRARELILEALNYLKSQGFNFSQLSSDSNGLIYALNVFYVGPRVNNWAEGLWPHSWSLASPYDVGGGKKLYDYQITNMGSELTLRTFCHENGHMICDFPDLYDYGGQSAGVGNYCLMCYGGNDKNPVQVCAYLKNEAGWASKVTAITPGLTASLPAAKNEFYLYSKNANEYFLIENRQKTGRDTFLPDAGLAIWHVDEQKNGNEEEQMTPSQHYECSLEQADNRFDLEKDVNAGDNADLFRASYKTEFSDSTSPAGKWWDGSNSGLKIAQISAVAATMTFTVPGSAWLEKKQITGLWMINQERNAAAYVDGLGWRKIASESDSVFLGMLALLSAAKERKFPVNLRLENNVIQEIYVF, encoded by the coding sequence ATGCCTACACCCTTTGTGAATGAGGAATTTACCTTCACCAATCCCGACGGCAGCACTATCCGGGTCAGGGGATCGGGAAACCAGTATTATGCTGTTTTTGAAACCCTAGATGGCTATACCGTGGTCAAAAACCCTGACAATGGTTTTTACACCTACGCCCAGCTTTCCGAAGACAAAAGCCAACTGATAGCCACCGATGGGATAGTCGGCCAAGTAGCACCCCAAAGCCTCGGCATCCAGCCCCATCTAAGCATCGAGACCGAGAGTGCCAAACAACAAGCTCAGAGCGCACCGATGCTACAGGAAGGGTTCAGTCAATGGCGAGTCCGTCGTCAGCAAAAAAAAACTCAGCTGCAGGGAATCAGTGCGACGACCAGTGCTGATGCCAGACCAGCTTCAACAGTAACTGTGGGCAACTATCTGGGATTATGTATCTTGATTAAGTTTCCCGACGTTGCCGCCAGCATTTCCCAACAGGAAGTCAGCAACTTCTGTAACCTACCTGGTTACGCCGGATTTGGCAATAAAGGGTCAGTACGGGATTATTTCTACGACAACTCCCAGGGAAAATTAACCTATACCAATGTTGTCACCCAATATTACACCGCCGCCCATAATCGCTCCTATTATACCGATCCAGCGATCGACTATGGTACTCGCGCCCGAGAACTGATTCTAGAAGCCCTCAATTATTTGAAATCCCAAGGCTTTAACTTTAGTCAGTTGAGTAGTGATAGTAACGGCTTAATTTATGCCTTAAATGTCTTCTATGTCGGGCCGCGGGTCAACAATTGGGCCGAAGGACTATGGCCTCATTCCTGGAGTTTAGCTTCACCCTACGATGTCGGGGGGGGCAAGAAGTTATACGACTACCAAATCACCAATATGGGTAGTGAACTGACCTTGCGTACCTTCTGTCATGAAAATGGTCACATGATTTGCGATTTTCCCGATCTCTACGATTATGGCGGTCAATCGGCAGGAGTGGGTAATTATTGTCTGATGTGTTACGGAGGCAATGATAAAAATCCCGTACAAGTTTGTGCCTATCTCAAAAATGAAGCCGGTTGGGCCAGCAAAGTGACAGCGATAACTCCAGGTCTTACCGCCAGTCTTCCTGCGGCCAAGAATGAGTTTTACCTCTACAGTAAGAACGCTAACGAGTATTTCCTGATCGAAAACCGGCAGAAAACTGGCCGGGATACATTCCTCCCCGATGCAGGCCTAGCCATCTGGCACGTGGACGAACAGAAGAATGGTAACGAGGAGGAACAGATGACTCCTAGCCAACACTACGAATGTTCCTTAGAACAGGCCGATAATCGCTTCGATTTGGAAAAAGACGTGAATGCTGGTGATAACGCCGACCTATTTCGAGCCTCCTATAAAACCGAGTTTTCCGATAGCACCAGTCCTGCTGGCAAATGGTGGGATGGTAGCAACTCTGGCCTAAAAATCGCCCAGATTTCTGCCGTTGCTGCCACGATGACCTTCACTGTTCCAGGCAGTGCTTGGCTAGAGAAAAAGCAGATTACCGGTTTGTGGATGATTAACCAAGAACGCAATGCGGCCGCCTATGTGGACGGCCTCGGCTGGCGCAAGATTGCCAGCGAGAGTGACAGTGTTTTCTTGGGGATGCTTGCCCTACTGTCCGCCGCTAAGGAAAGAAAATTTCCCGTCAATCTGCGTCTAGAAAACAACGTGATTCAGGAAATTTACGTTTTTTAA
- a CDS encoding nucleoside triphosphate hydrolase, with protein MTIALDRLPQSWQGLTHRLTYKYFQVRIDTPKDPYKILFRPQPYQVLFILSHMRSGSSLLTHILNSNPEIIGFGETHLVYESEEDFKTLMFQLYWRLKDLNMNHKYILDKVLHDQKFLDHSFLQSDPVKTIFLLREPQRTLASILDIKPHQNEQHALGYYTGRLATLESYAQLINSKEKSLFITHDQVLNQSQLVFNSLQSHLDTKTGFSEEYRVLKTTGSRGIGDSSENIKAGKIIKQARKLDIEISDAVLTQAQKAYDRCYETLSHYCHCI; from the coding sequence ATGACTATAGCCCTCGATCGCTTACCCCAATCTTGGCAGGGTTTAACCCATCGTTTAACTTATAAGTATTTTCAGGTACGCATTGATACACCCAAAGACCCCTATAAAATTCTCTTTCGTCCCCAACCCTATCAGGTTTTATTTATTCTTAGCCATATGCGATCGGGTTCGTCTTTATTGACCCATATCCTCAATTCTAATCCTGAAATTATCGGTTTTGGCGAAACTCATCTGGTTTATGAGAGTGAAGAGGATTTTAAAACTTTAATGTTTCAACTCTACTGGCGGTTGAAAGATTTAAACATGAATCATAAATATATTTTAGATAAAGTTCTTCACGATCAGAAGTTTTTAGATCATAGTTTTTTGCAATCTGATCCGGTTAAGACCATATTTTTACTACGAGAACCGCAGCGCACTTTAGCTAGTATTCTAGATATTAAACCGCATCAAAACGAGCAGCACGCCCTGGGTTATTATACCGGTCGTTTAGCCACCTTAGAAAGTTATGCTCAATTAATTAACAGCAAAGAAAAGAGTTTATTTATCACCCACGATCAGGTATTAAACCAAAGTCAGTTGGTTTTTAATAGTTTACAGAGTCATCTCGATACTAAAACGGGATTTTCTGAAGAATATCGAGTTTTAAAAACCACTGGCAGCCGCGGTATAGGAGATTCTTCCGAGAATATCAAAGCGGGTAAAATTATTAAACAAGCCAGAAAATTAGATATAGAAATTTCCGACGCTGTTTTAACCCAAGCCCAAAAAGCCTACGATCGATGCTACGAAACCCTCAGCCATTATTGTCATTGTATCTAA
- a CDS encoding DNA cytosine methyltransferase: MNLLKDKQKIRFVDLFCGLGGFRVAIEQVCRQKNLESDCVFSCDIDKDARSIYHANFGDQPQGDITEIAALDIPNHDILMAGFPCQPFSICGDLKGFEDTRGTLFFEIARILKAKQPAAFILENVKQLQGHQQGKTLEVILDTLQDLDYYTDYRVLNALNFGLPQKRERIFIVGFREARGFIWPKPALSRTTLTEILEENVSDFYYASARIQKSRFLKREGKKPYSEPTIWHENKGGNVSAYPYSCALRAGASYNYLLVDGKRRLTAREMLRLQGFPDDYQIVGSYQTMRKLTGNSVAISCVAAVVNSVIESLLDVAQASTNSFSFNRTT; encoded by the coding sequence ATGAATTTACTTAAAGATAAGCAGAAAATTCGTTTTGTTGACCTTTTTTGTGGTTTGGGAGGGTTTCGAGTCGCTATTGAACAAGTTTGTCGCCAAAAAAACTTAGAATCTGATTGTGTCTTTTCCTGTGATATAGATAAAGACGCTCGGTCAATTTATCACGCTAATTTTGGCGACCAACCCCAGGGAGATATTACCGAAATTGCCGCCCTAGATATTCCCAATCACGATATTTTAATGGCAGGATTTCCCTGTCAACCTTTTAGTATTTGTGGTGATTTAAAGGGATTTGAAGATACCAGAGGCACGCTATTTTTTGAGATTGCCCGCATTTTAAAAGCCAAACAACCCGCAGCATTTATTCTGGAAAATGTCAAGCAATTGCAGGGACATCAACAGGGAAAAACCTTAGAAGTTATTCTCGATACTCTGCAAGATTTAGATTACTATACCGATTACCGAGTTTTGAATGCGCTTAATTTTGGTTTACCGCAAAAACGGGAACGAATTTTTATCGTTGGTTTCCGAGAAGCGCGGGGTTTTATCTGGCCAAAACCAGCTTTATCTAGAACAACTTTAACGGAAATATTAGAGGAAAATGTCTCGGATTTTTATTATGCTTCCGCAAGAATTCAAAAAAGTCGCTTCCTGAAAAGAGAGGGAAAAAAACCTTATAGTGAACCGACCATCTGGCACGAAAATAAAGGAGGTAATGTCAGCGCTTATCCCTATTCCTGTGCCTTGCGAGCAGGAGCATCCTATAATTATTTGTTAGTGGATGGGAAAAGACGCTTAACAGCAAGGGAAATGCTACGTTTACAAGGTTTTCCCGATGATTATCAAATTGTTGGCAGTTATCAAACTATGCGAAAATTAACGGGTAATAGTGTAGCGATTTCCTGCGTAGCTGCTGTGGTTAATTCTGTGATCGAGTCTTTGTTAGATGTTGCTCAAGCATCAACTAATTCATTCTCGTTCAATCGAACAACTTAA
- a CDS encoding response regulator transcription factor has product MPKLSVSCDRCLAALLSSPEREPENNKDKYNQIKAIKPRLPQFCQQIGLIVMDIAGSVQMLTERSEQLLYQYSLSHTPNTLPEPLQKWFKHPIARLLAKDEQAFSCSPLRLEQEGRQLIIFLIPTLIGEQFLLILEEQELPSFSIAALELLGLTKREAEVLFWIAQDKSNAAIAKVIGCSEGTVRKHLEHIHGKLGVQTRTAAVIVALEKLGLLKGQIAAISS; this is encoded by the coding sequence ATGCCAAAGCTCTCGGTAAGTTGCGATCGCTGTCTCGCAGCTTTGCTATCTAGCCCAGAGAGAGAGCCAGAAAACAATAAGGACAAATATAATCAAATAAAAGCAATAAAGCCACGATTACCCCAATTTTGCCAGCAGATAGGTTTAATAGTCATGGATATAGCTGGAAGCGTGCAAATGCTTACGGAACGATCTGAACAATTGCTGTACCAGTATTCCCTCTCCCATACCCCGAACACCTTACCAGAACCCTTGCAAAAGTGGTTTAAACATCCGATTGCCCGACTCTTAGCCAAGGATGAGCAAGCCTTTTCCTGTTCACCCTTACGCCTAGAACAAGAGGGACGACAGTTAATCATTTTTCTGATTCCCACTCTTATCGGAGAACAGTTTCTCCTAATCTTAGAAGAACAAGAACTGCCCTCTTTTTCGATTGCGGCCTTAGAATTGTTGGGACTGACTAAAAGGGAAGCAGAAGTGCTATTTTGGATTGCCCAAGATAAAAGTAATGCCGCCATAGCAAAAGTGATCGGATGTAGCGAAGGAACCGTGCGAAAACATCTAGAACATATTCACGGGAAACTAGGGGTACAAACTCGGACGGCAGCGGTTATAGTTGCCCTCGAAAAGTTGGGGCTACTGAAAGGGCAGATTGCTGCGATATCTTCATAA
- a CDS encoding Npun_R2821/Npun_R2822 family protein encodes MEGICTLANDRVYDQLVALLNSIEVNAGKALPVCVYPYDDNTERIKAEIAQRPKVQLFDNQEIIERWDNFAKSAWEPHPTAKERWLKAGSKGYHRFGTHRRYCAFDGPFDRFIYMDGDTLLMSPLDRVFAQLDNYDCVVYDFQHKDITHVYEVTSPKLLEIFPQERLNQEIFCSGFYGSKKGLFDGERRNWLIEQLRAGEAEILYPMAPDQTIVNYMMMRSNFSIYNLALQLPKEERTGCCVTSPHFQALDNILYDQGNRLTYLHYIGLSSSLFTRLCSGENLDFPYRDIFLHYRYLYQPSQRPIFTGSPKPYQPPTPTFWQKVTRKLGLGK; translated from the coding sequence ATGGAAGGTATTTGTACCTTAGCCAACGATCGCGTTTACGATCAATTAGTCGCCCTACTCAACAGCATCGAGGTAAATGCGGGAAAGGCTCTTCCTGTTTGTGTCTATCCCTACGATGACAACACCGAACGTATCAAGGCGGAAATTGCTCAACGTCCTAAGGTACAGTTATTTGATAATCAGGAAATTATCGAACGCTGGGATAATTTCGCTAAATCTGCTTGGGAACCCCATCCTACCGCTAAAGAACGCTGGTTAAAGGCTGGTAGCAAAGGTTATCATCGTTTTGGTACCCATCGTCGTTATTGTGCCTTTGATGGGCCGTTCGATCGCTTTATCTACATGGATGGTGATACCCTATTGATGAGTCCCTTAGATCGGGTTTTTGCACAGTTAGATAATTATGATTGTGTGGTCTACGATTTTCAGCACAAAGATATCACCCACGTTTATGAAGTTACTTCCCCAAAATTATTAGAAATCTTTCCCCAAGAACGTCTTAACCAAGAAATTTTCTGTTCGGGTTTTTATGGCTCAAAAAAAGGTTTATTTGACGGGGAACGCCGTAATTGGCTAATCGAACAATTGCGAGCAGGAGAAGCAGAAATTCTCTATCCGATGGCTCCCGATCAAACTATTGTCAATTATATGATGATGCGCTCAAATTTTTCTATATATAATCTAGCTCTTCAATTGCCTAAAGAAGAACGCACCGGCTGCTGTGTCACCTCTCCCCATTTTCAGGCTTTAGATAATATTCTTTATGATCAGGGCAACCGCTTGACATACCTTCACTACATTGGTTTATCTTCCTCTCTGTTCACGCGACTTTGTAGCGGTGAAAATCTCGATTTTCCCTATCGAGATATTTTCTTACACTATCGTTATCTCTACCAACCTAGTCAACGCCCTATATTTACCGGCAGTCCCAAACCCTATCAACCACCGACCCCAACTTTTTGGCAAAAAGTAACCAGAAAACTCGGTTTAGGAAAATAA
- a CDS encoding Npun_R2821/Npun_R2822 family protein, with product MNYGIYTLGNDVVFDQLVALLNSIAVNAGAGMPVCVIAYDDRLEKTAAEIATRPNVTLWNDKDLFKPWEDFSLQVWQAHPTALQHWRKTEGIQGVRRLGMNRRYCAFDPNAPFEKFIYIDADALILDDVTPVFEQLDSCDVVTYDFQYKDPTHIYNVNSPKLLEVFPQERIEAEIFCAGFYASKRGFMLSEQRDWLVARLQEGEAEVLYPSAPNQSVLNYMVMRSQLSVSNLAKEWPASRRTGNAVTSAHFQQRDGLLYDHDKRLTYLHYIGLSSSLFTRLCSGENLDFPYRDIFLHYRYLYEPSQRPVFTDSPKPYQPPTPTFWQKVTRKLGLGK from the coding sequence ATGAACTACGGTATTTACACCCTCGGTAATGATGTCGTGTTTGACCAACTGGTGGCCTTGCTGAATAGCATCGCCGTCAATGCGGGTGCGGGTATGCCCGTCTGCGTCATCGCCTACGACGACCGCTTGGAAAAAACCGCCGCCGAAATCGCCACCCGTCCCAATGTCACCCTCTGGAATGACAAAGATCTGTTTAAGCCGTGGGAGGACTTTTCGTTACAAGTCTGGCAAGCTCACCCCACAGCACTGCAACATTGGCGGAAAACTGAAGGCATACAAGGAGTACGACGGTTGGGTATGAACCGCCGTTACTGTGCCTTTGACCCCAACGCCCCCTTTGAAAAATTCATCTACATTGATGCAGATGCGCTGATTTTGGATGATGTCACCCCTGTGTTTGAACAGTTAGACAGTTGTGATGTGGTGACTTACGACTTTCAGTACAAAGACCCTACCCACATTTACAATGTCAATTCGCCGAAACTGCTGGAAGTGTTTCCCCAAGAACGGATCGAGGCGGAGATCTTTTGTGCTGGGTTCTACGCCTCCAAGCGCGGCTTTATGCTGTCGGAACAAAGGGATTGGCTAGTGGCAAGGCTACAGGAGGGCGAGGCAGAGGTGTTGTATCCCTCGGCTCCCAATCAGTCGGTGCTGAACTATATGGTGATGAGATCGCAGCTATCCGTCTCTAACTTAGCGAAAGAATGGCCTGCCAGTCGTCGCACCGGTAACGCCGTCACCTCCGCCCATTTCCAACAACGGGATGGGCTATTATACGACCACGACAAACGCTTGACATACCTTCACTACATTGGTTTATCTTCCTCTCTGTTCACTCGACTTTGTAGCGGTGAAAATCTCGATTTTCCCTATCGAGATATTTTCTTACACTATCGTTATCTCTACGAACCTAGTCAACGTCCTGTTTTTACCGATAGTCCCAAACCCTATCAACCACCTACCCCAACCTTTTGGCAAAAAGTAACCAGAAAACTCGGTTTAGGAAAATAA